A genomic stretch from Hoplias malabaricus isolate fHopMal1 chromosome 4, fHopMal1.hap1, whole genome shotgun sequence includes:
- the ost4 gene encoding dolichyl-diphosphooligosaccharide--protein glycosyltransferase subunit 4, with translation MVTDVQLAIFANVLGVSLFLLVVLYHYVAVNNPKKLE, from the coding sequence ATGGTGACAGACGTACAGCTGGCCATTTTTGCCAATGTGCTCGGAGTCTCCCTCTTTCTGCTGGTGGTCTTGTACCATTATGTGGCTGTGAACAATCCCAAGAAACTTGAGTGA